One Vitis vinifera cultivar Pinot Noir 40024 chromosome 8, ASM3070453v1 genomic window carries:
- the LOC100263648 gene encoding probable serine/threonine-protein kinase WNK5 has translation MNNTRLGECRGGARQQFGYVETDPSGRYGRFREILGKGAMKTVYKAFDEFLGMEVAWNQVKLNDVFNSPDDLQRLYSEVHLLKNLDHDSIMRFHTSWIDLDGGTFNFISEMFTSGTLREYRQKYKRVDIGAVKNWARQILHGLAYLHGHDPPVIHRDLKCDNIFVNGHLGQVKIGDLGLAAILRGSQHAHSVIGTPEFMAPELYEEEYDELVDVYSFGMCVLEMLTSEYPYCECSNPAQIYKKVTSGKLPEAFYRIEDVEAREFVGRCLEHVAKRLPAKELLMDPFLAVDHGEQMLPMLKISSQKPSPNGTVEKIPSFQTNPRKRSTDMTITGTINPDDYTIFLKVAISDKDGLSRNIYFPFDIGSDTPIDVAAEMVRELEITDWEPFEIAKMIEEEIFALVPSWKQCTSPENHQHSFEYEEEEEEEDDDDETYHPFYCYASESSRVALQDLSISCEIQSQHRNHMISGEDWFQEGLLINDDASSQSSLNSDKYSTLVYCSVTENDIDHLAPKRVEPIFTASTHKSTRFCPEEGTSSWNQCNGSRRPYDSNCHRKLSRIKSFVDVRSQLLRRSLMEMINKRRLFKTIGAVENIGYQEPGKFPKEMSMTGGLSGNSPRNSEKQRFKC, from the exons ATGAATAATACTCGGTTGGGAGAATGTCGAGGTGGAGCGAGGCAACAATTTGGATACGTTGAGACCGATCCATCTGGTCGGTATGGGCGT TTCAGGGAAATTCTTGGCAAAGGAGCAATGAAGACAGTGTACAAGGCATTCGACGAGTTCCTTGGCATGGAGGTGGCTTGGAATCAGGTGAAGCTGAACGATGTCTTCAATTCACCCGACGATTTGCAGCGACTCTACTCTGAGGTTCACCTCCTCAAGAACCTCGATCATGACTCCATAATGCGATTCCACACATCTTGGATCGACCTTGATGGAGGAACCTTCAACTTCATCTCTGAAATGTTTACCTCTGGCACCCTCAGAGA GTATAGACAAAAGTACAAGCGGGTTGACATTGGAGCTGTTAAGAACTGGGCACGCCAGATTCTACATGGGCTTGCTTATCTGCACGGCCATGACCCTCCGGTGATCCACAGAGACCTCAAGTGCGATAACATCTTTGTGAATGGTCATCTTGGACAGGTCAAGATTGGTGATCTAGGCTTAGCAGCTATTCTTCGGGGTTCCCAACACGCCCACAGCGTCATAG GTACACCGGAGTTCATGGCACCGGAATTATATGAAGAAGAGTACGACGAGCTTGTAGATGTATACTCCTTTGGCATGTGTGTGTTAGAGATGCTTACATCAGAGTACCCATATTGCGAATGCTCCAATCCTGCTCAGATATACAAGAAAGTGACTTCG GGAAAGCTACCAGAAGCATTCTACAGGATTGAAGATGTTGAGGCAAGGGAATTTGTGGGAAGATGTTTAGAGCATGTTGCAAAGAGGTTGCCTGCCAAAGAGCTCTTGATGGACCCTTTTCTAGCAGTGGACCATGGAGAGCAGATGTTGCCCATGCTAAAGATATCGAGTCAGAAGCCAAGTCCTAATGGAACAGTGGAGAAGATACCATCTTTCCAGACTAATCCTAGGAAAAGGAGTACAGATATGACGATCACAGGCACCATAAATCCGGATGACTATACAATTTTTCTTAAAGTGGCAATCTCTGATAAAGATG GTCTTTCAAGGAACATTTACTTTCCCTTTGACATTGGAAGTGACACTCCAATAGACGTTGCAGCTGAGATGGTGAGGGAATTGGAAATCACAGATTGGGAGCCATTTGAGATAGCCAAGATGATTGAGGAGGAGATTTTTGCTTTGGTTCCAAGTTGGAAGCAATGTACCTCACCTGAAAATCATCAGCATAGCTTCGaatatgaagaagaagaagaagaagaagatgatgacgaCGAAACTTACCATCCTTTCTACTGTTATGCCTCTGAGTCCTCTCGGGTTGCTCTCCAAGATCTCAGCATTTCATGTGAGATCCAATCTCAACATAGGAACCATATGATTTCCGGCGAGGACTGGTTTCAAG AAGGTTTGCTCATCAATGACGATGCAAGTTCTCAAAGCTCCTTAAACTCCGACAAGTACTCCACTTTAGTTTACTGCTCAGTCACTGAAAATGATATTGATCACCTAGCTCCCAAAAGAGTAGAGCCCATCTTCACTGCAAGTACCCACAAGTCCACTAGGTTCTGCCCTGAAGAAGGCACGAGTAGCTGGAACCAATGCAATGGTTCGCGGAGACCATATGACTCAAATTGTCATCGGAAATTAAGCAGGATAAAATCATTTGTGGATGTGCGCAGCCAGCTGTTGCGGCGGTCTCTAATGGAGATGATAAACAAACGGCGATTGTTCAAAACCATCGGAGCTGTTGAGAACATCGGGTATCAAGAACCAGGCAAGTTTCCCAAAGAGATGTCAATGACTGGTGGTTTGTCTGGGAACTCTCCCAGAAACAGTGAAAAGCAGAGATTTAAATGCTGA